A window of Argopecten irradians isolate NY chromosome 1, Ai_NY, whole genome shotgun sequence contains these coding sequences:
- the LOC138304971 gene encoding ATP synthase subunit O, mitochondrial-like codes for MASLKFGQGVRQFSTTVLKHQMIKPPVQVYGVEGRYATALYSAASKNKALNAVEKDLGSLAKMLSTDIKFKDFLYDPTQKVQDKKVVLKTVAERGKFSEMTTNLFGAMAENGRLNKLGAVADSFSTIMAAEKGLVTCTVTVAKALDSSTQKELTKILSGFLKKGESLQLSMKVDPTVIGGMRVDFADKSVDMSMSSKLGTYTNIINQAL; via the exons ATGGCTTCTTTAAAATTTGGACAGGGG GTGAGGCAGTTTAGCACAACAGTTTTGAAACATCAGATGATCAAG CCTCCAGTCCAGGTTTATGGTGTCGAGGGAAGGTACGCAACAGCCCTTTACTCTGCAGCGTCCAAAAACAAAGCACTCAATGCAGTAGAAAAGGATCTCGGCTCTCTTGCA AAGATGCTTTCCACAGACATTAAGTTCAAAGATTTTCTGTATGACCCAACTCAGAAAGTTCAGGACAAAAAAG TTGTACTCAAAACAGTAGCAGAAAGAGGAAAGTTTTCCGAGATGACAACAAATTTGTTTG GAGCCATGGCAGAAAATGGACGACTAAACAAACTTGGTGCTGTTGCTGATTCCTTCAGTACCATCATGGCAGCTGAAAAGGGACTAGTGACATGTACTGTTACTGTGGCCAAG GCTCTGGATTCTTCTACTCAGAAAGAATTGACGAAAATTCTGTCAGGCTTTCTTAAAAAGGGTGAAAGCTTGCAACTATCGATGAAA GTTGACCCCACTGTGATTGGAGGTATGCGGGTAGATTTTGCAGACAAATCTGTGGATATGTCAATGTCCTCCAAGCTTGGAACGTACACCAATATCATCAATCAAGCATTGTAA
- the LOC138304982 gene encoding small ribosomal subunit protein bS6m-like, producing MPRYELALILKDLPRAALASALKRSCQHVWNEKGIVRKIENLGTKQLPYKIHVHGTKNITGSYFVVNFDSNALSKEAIENRLRQDTEVVRPTIFTIAEDEERPCSRGIECQFGEDVSHIGQRLSWRTKALKKANMYKDLKRTKKS from the exons ATGCCCCGTTACGAATTAGCCTTGATTTTGAAGGATCTGCCAAGG gCAGCTCTTGCTAGTGCTTTAAAAAGAAGTTGTCAACATGTATGGAATGAAAAAGGCATTGTCAGGAAAATAGAAAACTTAGGAACGAAACAGTTACCATACAAAATCCATGTTCATGGTACAAAAAACATCACTGGAAG CTACTTTGTTGTGAATTTTGATTCCAATGCTTTGTCAAAGGAAGCAATAGAAAACAGACTACGCCAGGATACTGAAGTAGTTCGTCCAACCATATTCACAATAGCTGAAGACGAGGAACGCCCATGCTCGCGGGGAATAGAGTGCCAATTTGGTGAGGATGTTTCTCATATTGGTCAACGACTGTCATGGAGGACTAAAGCTCTAAAGAAAGCAAATATGTACAAAGATTTGAAAAGGACAAAAAAGAGTTGA